The proteins below come from a single Corylus avellana chromosome ca3, CavTom2PMs-1.0 genomic window:
- the LOC132173911 gene encoding uncharacterized protein LOC132173911 — protein MGFFRRIGDLLGFSKGDHEPKGEDDENNNNNNNDDENSDSQTHNRPHLQGTGLPRRGFGVPVQVVVDRPQLGPVIGPCKPGEGGVQGLRWYAKQLKIDEDGDVADEFLEEVLPEENHCRTPFPRFAVKHSTMPAEVKKLALTLDGKIEQCVQHHDRLLWA, from the exons ATGGGGTTTTTTAGGCGCATAGGGGATCTTCTAGGATTTTCGAAGGGCGATCACGAACCCAAAGGGGAAGACGAcgagaacaacaacaacaacaacaacgacGACGAGAATTCTGATTCTCAGACCCATAATCGGCCCCATTTACAAGGTACCGGCCTCCCTCGTAGAGGCTTCGGTGTGCCGGTCCAGGTCGTCGTTGACCGGCCCCAGCTCGGTCCGGTCATCGGTCCCTGTAAACCCGGAGAGGGCGGCGTCCAG GGTTTGAGATGGTATGCTAAGCAGCTGAAGATAGATGAAGATGGAGATGTAGCAGATGAGTTTCTGGAAGAGGTCCTGCCCGAAGAAAATCACTGTCGAACACCGTTCCCGAGGTTTGCCGTTAAGCACAGTACGATGCCGGCGGAAGTGAAGAAACTGGCTCTGACGCTTGATGGGAAAATTGAACAGTGTGTGCAGCACCACGACAGATTGCTGTGGGCATGA